One Aggregicoccus sp. 17bor-14 genomic window, ACGCTCACCGCGTCCGGCTGGCGGCGCTTCTCCTCCTTCGCCGCGAGGCGCACGAAGTGCTCGCCGTCCGCCACCGGCAGCGCGCGGAAGGTGCCGTCCCGGTCCTTCACCAGCACCAGGTGCACGAGCCTCTCCTCGGGCTTGAGGCCGCTCAGCTCGAACTTGTAGACGAACCACCAGCCCTCGCTGCCGGCGAGGCGCGCGAGGCGGCTCGGCAGCCCCGCCGCGTCCAGCTGCAGGTAGCTGACGGCGTCGTTGGTGCGCTCGCGCACGGAGTAGGCGGCCTTGGCCACCTGCAGCCGCCCGCTGGCCACGTTGTTGCCCAGCACCGAGCCGGTGAGGGCGCGCGTGGCCTGGCGGCGCTTGGCGATGGTCTCCTTCGTCTGCTCGCCCGCGACGCGCAGGCGCTTGCGAACGTCGCCGTCGAAGCGCTCGAGCAGGGTGCTGCGCGCCTCGGTCATGCGCGCGCTGATGCGGCTCTCCATGTCCGCGCGCAGGGCGTCGAAGGCGGCGTTGATGTCCTCGACCTTGCGGAAGCCCTGGTAGATCTCGAGCACGCGCCGCTCGAAGTCCACGCCGCTCTCCAGCGCGCCGAGGATCTCGTCCGAGGCGCCGAACACGCCGTCGAAGAGGTTGAGCTTCTTCTCCAGCAGCTCGTAGAGGCGCGCGTCCGCCGCGTTGGAGCGGTTGAGGAAGTTGAGCACCAGCACGTCGCGCTGCTGGCCGTAGCGGTGGCAGCGGCCGATGCGCTGCTCCACGCGCTGCGGGTTCCAGGGCAGGTCGTAGTTGACCAGGATGTTGCAGAACTGGAGGTTGATGCCCTCGGCGCCGGCTTCCGTGGAGATGAGCAGCTGGGTGCGGTCGCGGAACTCCTCCACCAGCGCGCGGCGCTCCTCGGGCGTGCCGGCGTCACCGGAGAGCAGGGAGATCTTCCCGCGGAAGCCGTGGTCGCTGAGCAGGTTGTAGAGGTACTCCTGCGTGCGGCGGCTCTCGGTGAAGATGATCGCCTTCTCGGGCCACTGGTGCGCGCGGGCGACGGTGAAGGTGCGGTCCAGGGCGCGCTTGAGCGCCTCGCCCTTGGCGTTCACCTTGATGGAGTCCGCGAGGTCCGCGTACTGGCGCAGCTCCCACAGCTCGTTCTGCAGCGTGCGCACGCTCACCGGGCGGGAAGGGTCGTCGCTCCACTCCTCGCCCTCCTCGGCGAACTGCTTCGCCTCCTCGGGCTCGAAGAGCGCCAGGGCCTGCGCGCCGAGCTGCGCCGCGTGCAGGCGCTTCTCCAGGTTGTCCGAGAGCCTGCGCAGGGTGGGGGCGATGGCGTAGGTGCTGGAGGCGAGCAGCTTGCGGTAGACGAGCGTGAGCAGGGTCTTCTTGCCCGGCTCGATGGCGGCCGCCTCCGAGCGGCGCAGGTACTCGCTCACCTTGTCGTAGAGGTCCTGCTCCTCGGGGGAGGGGGTGAAGTCCTCCACGATGCTGCGGCGGTTCGTGTAGCGCACGAACTCGCGCACCTGGCGGCGCAGGGTGCGCTGCACCACGGGGGCGAGCCGCTCCTTGAGCTCCTGGCCCGCGTCCTCGCGCAGGCCGCCCGCGTCCGGGTCCACCTGGTAGCGGCTGCGGAAGGCGTGCTCGGGGCCGAGGATCTGCTCGTCCAGCAGCGAGATGAGCCCGAAGAGCTCGAGCAGGTCGTTCTGCAGCGGCGTCGCGGTGAGCAGCAGCTTGGGGCGGCCCGCGAGCGAGCTGCGCAGCGCCTTGCCCGTCTTGTTGCTCGCCTTGTACGCGTTGCGCAGGCGGTGGGCCTCGTCGATGACCACGAGATCCCACGGAATCTGCGCGGTGAGGTCCGCCTTGTTCGCGGCGAAGGGGTGCGAGCAGATGACGGGGAAGGGCTGGTCGAAGCAGTTGCCGGTGGCGCGCACGGTGCGCCCGTCCACCAGCACGCTCTCCAGGTCGAACTTCTCGCGCAGCTCCGTCTGCCACTGCGCACGCAGGGTGGCGGGCGCGAGGATGAGGATGCGGTTCTTCCCCTCGGCGACGAGCTGGGCGATGACGATGCCCGCCTCGATGGTCTTCCCCAGCCCCACCTCGTCCGCGAGCATGCAGCCGCCGCGGCTCAGCGAGTCCATGGCGAAGGTGGCCGCCTCCACCTGGTGCGGGTTCAGGTCCACGCGCGCGTCCGAGAGCGCGCTGGCGAGCCGCTTCTGCGTGTCACCGCTCTTCGCGGTGAGCTCCTCGGCGAGCAGCCGCTCGTGGAACCGGGTGAGCCCCGTCACACCCGCTGCT contains:
- a CDS encoding SNF2-related protein, whose protein sequence is MESAAGVTGLTRFHERLLAEELTAKSGDTQKRLASALSDARVDLNPHQVEAATFAMDSLSRGGCMLADEVGLGKTIEAGIVIAQLVAEGKNRILILAPATLRAQWQTELREKFDLESVLVDGRTVRATGNCFDQPFPVICSHPFAANKADLTAQIPWDLVVIDEAHRLRNAYKASNKTGKALRSSLAGRPKLLLTATPLQNDLLELFGLISLLDEQILGPEHAFRSRYQVDPDAGGLREDAGQELKERLAPVVQRTLRRQVREFVRYTNRRSIVEDFTPSPEEQDLYDKVSEYLRRSEAAAIEPGKKTLLTLVYRKLLASSTYAIAPTLRRLSDNLEKRLHAAQLGAQALALFEPEEAKQFAEEGEEWSDDPSRPVSVRTLQNELWELRQYADLADSIKVNAKGEALKRALDRTFTVARAHQWPEKAIIFTESRRTQEYLYNLLSDHGFRGKISLLSGDAGTPEERRALVEEFRDRTQLLISTEAGAEGINLQFCNILVNYDLPWNPQRVEQRIGRCHRYGQQRDVLVLNFLNRSNAADARLYELLEKKLNLFDGVFGASDEILGALESGVDFERRVLEIYQGFRKVEDINAAFDALRADMESRISARMTEARSTLLERFDGDVRKRLRVAGEQTKETIAKRRQATRALTGSVLGNNVASGRLQVAKAAYSVRERTNDAVSYLQLDAAGLPSRLARLAGSEGWWFVYKFELSGLKPEERLVHLVLVKDRDGTFRALPVADGEHFVRLAAKEEKRRQPDAVSVSLVQEQALLAAKDELVRAAERKNALELDLAKERADRYAEDCLLESRQGMESARAQWMEARKQVAGVDEPSERVKARANAERLEREYRRKLASLRNEEEKRYLAKDRAIADLTQKAKVVEKRSLIASAYFWLS